The DNA sequence GTTGGCCATCGCCCTGGATGATCGCGCCCTGTTCCTCAGCCGCTGGCAGCAATTGCTGTTGAATCTCGCCCGGGAACACAGCGACAGCGACGCAACCATCAACAACGCCGACACCCTGATTGACCTGCTGGAAAACTGGCAGGGCCGGGCCTCGAAAAGCTCCACCGGCTACCTGATCGTCAAACGCTTCCGGGAAAACGTCATCGGTGCCAGTACCGGACGCGTAATACAGAAACTGGATAAAGAGATCGACTTCTTTGATCCCGTGCGTGTCAGTATCTACCTCGAATACCCCACCTGGATGCTGATTAACAAACAGCCTGCCGAACACACCCCCGCAGGCTACCGCAACTGGCAGGAATTTCTGGTGGCACAGGCCAACCAAACCATTCGCGACCTCACCAAAAACGGTCAACCCTTGCGCGAACAGACCTGGGGTGAGACCAACACCCTCGACATCCGCCACCCATTGAGCGGCTCTATTCCCCTGCTGGGTGGCCTGCTCAACACGCCCAGTGAAAGCATGGCTGGCGACACCTATATGCCACGGGTGCAAAAACCCAACATGGGAGCATCGCAACGCATGGTTGTGGCACCGGGCCACGAGGAGAAAGGGGTTTTCCATATGGCCGTCGGCCAGAGCGGCCACCCGTTATCCAGCTATTACACACTGGGCCACCGGGATTGGGTAGAAGGTAATGCCAGCCCGTTTTTGCCCGGACAGGGAAAATGGCATTTGACACTAACGCCTGAGTAGAAAATTGGACTGACTTATGAAAAGAATAGGTTCTGACGATCAAACCACTGAGAGATTTTTATACTTCTTCCGCTTATTCATTTACTGACATTAGGTTTATCTAACCAAAAAAATGCTGTCAAACCGAACAGTGACATACCTCCCAACAAAGCAGCAATAACCTGATTTGACGAGGACAGATTGAAAGACCCACCAATTGTTCCCGCAAGCATTAACAGCACAAACGCGAGCACTGAAAGAACGCCTACTACCTTACATAAATTTGTAACTAAAATTGTGAGTGGTATATAGAAAATTGAGAGCACTATCAGCATGGCTAACACCAGAAGAAATAGATGCCCGACAGAAAATCCAAAAACCGAGCCACTATAAAAAAACATGCCGATGCTTGTTGTTGCTAAAAACAATTTAAGTATGTTCGTTATCACAACAATATTCTCCTATTACATATAACGTCCAGGTTAAGGGCGCGATGTATTTTCCACGTCCTGCTTAAGCCTATTGTCAGAAAGCATGTGATTGGAAATATCCCATATCATCAGCAGCAATATTAAACAGAAGGGAGCTATCATAAACCATGCATAATAATTACCGGGACTATTTAAGTTTGCATAGTAGTTATATGCGTCCAATGACACACCGCCCAAGCTCAGGATACAACAAGCAATAATTATTTTTGATCGTAGCAATGTTTTGCGTGCAAACTTGCCGCCCAAAAATCCGCCAACCATGCCAAACACTCCCGCAAGGGTTGCACCCCATGCAAAATTATTAAAAAAAATCTGGCCAAAAATAAATCCGGATGCTGCTACAAATATTAAATATATACGTAAAATTATAAGTAAATTATTCATTTTTTATTTTTCCTTCTCACGGCGCTGAAAACGGTTAAAAAATAATCGGCCCCCTTTAATTCTTTAATTTGAATTTGCATGGGCGGTTACGCTTGGCTTTATTAAGCTTTCCACAGGTCATGTGAGATTGAGACCACCATCCGAAAGTATTATTTCACCCGTCAAATAACTTCTTGCAACGACCATTGAAGCCGTATGTGCGATCTCGCTTGGTTTGGCACCGCGCTTCATTGGTGACTTTTCTCTCCATAGTTTGTGTGCCTCAGTCCAGCTTTCAGTCATGGGTGTATCTACAAGGCCGGGAGCTATTGCATTAACTCGTATCTCAGGAGATAGAGTTAGCGCTAAAAGCTGAGTCATATGATTTAGTGCGGATTTGCTCGCTGCATAAGGAATTGAAGCCCCCTTTGGGCGAACACCTGCGTGTGAGCTGATATTAACAATGCTACTTGGGCATTCTGGAGTTGATGACTGCCGGAGTGATTGCTCTGCCTCAGAAATTAAAGTCCAGGGGGCAATAACATTTACTTCGTAGAGGTTTCGCCAAATTTCCGGGGATGCATCTTTTAGTGAGCCATGGGGTATCATGGCATTGATCCCTGCATTATTAACAAGCACATCTAGCCGACCATACCGAGACAAAACTTCTGCTATCAAGTGTTTTGCCTGAGCTTGATCAGATAGATCGGCCTGGATATATCCTCCCCCTGGAAAACTTCCCGCCAACTTTTCGCCTTTTGTAACAGAAGACCTTGAATGAAACACAACAGTAAATCCGTCATCAGCTAGCTGTTGCGATAGCTTTACCAATACCTGATGTCGAGCCTGTAATAAGGGCAACTCTTCCTCTATTACTTTCTTGATAAGATCTCATTATTCTTCCGTTTGGGTAGCGACTTGGTCTCTTGCACTGCCTATATGGTGCTTATTGGATGGTAAAATAGATTCGTCTGCCATTTTTTATTCTATCAGTTTGACTCGCTCATCAATTCACGCCGAATTCTGCCAACTGCTTCCTCAACAGGTTTTATACATGCCAGTCAGTTCTTGCCATTAATATTTATGCCATCTGAGCCGCAAACACCCTCTCGGCATGAGCGTCAATACGCAAGCGTTGGATCTCTTTCTCGAAGGTATTCTAAAGCGTCCAGAACCATTCGATGCCGTCATCCTGCGCGTGCCCGACTCAAATACCCCTTGATATCAAAAGGATACCAGGCTCCTAGGTCATAGTACCTATGTCCAATACCCCCAGTTGTCGCCCTTTCTGCCTCTCTAGGTCATTTGCACAATGGCTCCCCGATGGCCATCCGCCTATTCTCCAGGCATCACTTTCGATCAATCCGGCACTGTTGACCGGTACCTTTATGATAGGAGCCAACTATGAAAGCTAAACGTGTTTATGATCTGCCCACCCGGGTGTTTCACTGGCTTTTTGCCACGCTCTTTGTGGTGGCCTTTACCATTAGTAATACCGTCGACGACGAGTCCCTCGTGTTTTCCTACCACATGATCGCGGGGCTGACCCTGTGCTTCCTGGTTGCCTGGCGACTGGTGTGGGGCATCATCGGCACCACCCACGCCCGCTTCTCGGACTTTCCCCTGCACCCCCGGAAACTCGCCGGTTACTTCAAAGGCCTGCTATCCAGAGATCACAAGCTCTGGAGTGGCCACAACCCCGCCTCCAGCTGGGCCGCCGTCGCCATGATGGCCTGCACCGTAGGTCTCGGCATCACCGGCTACCTGATGGCGTCCGGGCTGGCGGGAGAAGACCTGGAAGAAGTTCACGAACTGCTCGCCAACGGCTTTCTCGTGATTGTTCTGCTTCACCTGGCCGGAATAGTCCTCCATACTTCAAAACACCGTGACCCCATCTGGAAAAGCATGGTGAACGGCGAAAAACAGCATGTGCCAGACGACAGCGTGCCGGTTCAGGCCCGCCGCATCAGTGGGGTATTTTTTCTGGTCCTGACCATCGCATTTGCCAGTTACCTGCTACAGAATTTCAACAGTGATACCCGGGAGCTGAACCTGCTCGGTTCGTCACTGCACTTGGGGGAGGCGGAAGATGAAGACGAGCATGAATCCGACGATGATCATGACCATGACGACGACTAGAAAAGCATCATGACCTCCCGGGACCGCGCCATACTGCTTATCACCCTGCTGCTGATCACGGCCATCATCGCCTTTGATCTGGTCACAGACTCCGGCGAGGGGGTCGCGCTCTGGCACCTCCTCGCGGAGGGCGCGGCAGGACTGCTGGGCCTGGGCGGTGTCTTTTACGTGCTGCAGGATATGTTCCGGCTGAAAAAGCACCTTCACCACGAGCGAGAAATTTCCGCCGGCCTGAAACAGGAATCGGAAGAATGGCGCAATCGCTCGAAAACCTATCTGGACGGACTCTCGGAGGCCATCGACCAGCAACTGACCGCCTGGCACCTCACACCGGCGGAAAGGGAGGTGGCATTTCTGCTGCTCAAGGGCATGAGCCTCAAGGAAATCGCAGAAATACGGGATACCGCGGAAAAGACCGCGCGGGTACAGTCCATGTCGATTTACGCCAAAGCCGGTCTGTCGGGTCGCTCGGAACTGGCGGCATTCTTTCTCGAAGACCTGCTGCCGGCCACGGGCATGAGCGGCAATAAAGACGCAGAGCAATCACCGTCTGCCTGAATGCCGAGCATTCGACGAAAACCGTAAAGGTCTAAAGAGGTCCAAACAGGCCGGATTGACGGCCTTGTTAGCCCATGATCTCTCACAGTACCCCCAACGCTGCAAGGCTCGCCTTGCCGATCTCAATGCGTTTGCCCGCGTCAGTTGCCTTCTGAATATCGATATTCAAAGCGAAGGCATACACATGATCATCCTTTTTAACCCAGCCGACCCACCAGCCGATGCCTGAATCCGGCGCATTCTCCCAACCTGTTTTCCCATACAATCGCCAATTGTCTCCTTGCTCCAGAAGGACGATCTCTCGAACACTCGTCTGAACATCTCGGGGTAGTGGTAGCTGTCCCTGAGCCAGCCTTGCCAGAAATCGGGCCTGCTCGATTGCACTAATCTTGAGCGGTCCTTCAAGCCAGAACGTATCGACGGTTGCGCCTATACGTCCATTTCCATAGCCAA is a window from the Porticoccus hydrocarbonoclasticus MCTG13d genome containing:
- a CDS encoding SDR family NAD(P)-dependent oxidoreductase, whose amino-acid sequence is MPLLQARHQVLVKLSQQLADDGFTVVFHSRSSVTKGEKLAGSFPGGGYIQADLSDQAQAKHLIAEVLSRYGRLDVLVNNAGINAMIPHGSLKDASPEIWRNLYEVNVIAPWTLISEAEQSLRQSSTPECPSSIVNISSHAGVRPKGASIPYAASKSALNHMTQLLALTLSPEIRVNAIAPGLVDTPMTESWTEAHKLWREKSPMKRGAKPSEIAHTASMVVARSYLTGEIILSDGGLNLT
- a CDS encoding cytochrome b/b6 domain-containing protein, encoding MKAKRVYDLPTRVFHWLFATLFVVAFTISNTVDDESLVFSYHMIAGLTLCFLVAWRLVWGIIGTTHARFSDFPLHPRKLAGYFKGLLSRDHKLWSGHNPASSWAAVAMMACTVGLGITGYLMASGLAGEDLEEVHELLANGFLVIVLLHLAGIVLHTSKHRDPIWKSMVNGEKQHVPDDSVPVQARRISGVFFLVLTIAFASYLLQNFNSDTRELNLLGSSLHLGEAEDEDEHESDDDHDHDDD
- a CDS encoding helix-turn-helix transcriptional regulator, with protein sequence MTSRDRAILLITLLLITAIIAFDLVTDSGEGVALWHLLAEGAAGLLGLGGVFYVLQDMFRLKKHLHHEREISAGLKQESEEWRNRSKTYLDGLSEAIDQQLTAWHLTPAEREVAFLLLKGMSLKEIAEIRDTAEKTARVQSMSIYAKAGLSGRSELAAFFLEDLLPATGMSGNKDAEQSPSA